Sequence from the Pecten maximus chromosome 8, xPecMax1.1, whole genome shotgun sequence genome:
AACATCCGTTCTCTTCCTCTTAATTCATCCTGCGACAAACCGAAGGCCAGTGGcattattcatatatattcaatgGAAAGCTGGAAACATtcttttgttatttgaatcaTTGATTCGATTTagaatttagattttaataGCGTTTCTGAAGGTCAGGCAAAATCTATGTTGATCTAGAAACAGTTATAAAGTCTCGACACAACAACCGGCATTGTACCACATCCTTAGAGTCTAGTGGAACATACAACAGCCATACTGGTCGAGTGAGtcataccacagtcatactggtCGGGTGAGCcataccacagtcatactggtcgagtgagtcataccacagtcatactggtCGAGTGAGTCATACCACATTCATACTGGTCGAGTGTGtcataccacagtcatactggtCGAGTGAGCcataccacagtcatactggtCGAGTGAGCcataccacagtcatactggtcgagtgtgtcataccacagtcatactggtCGAGTGAGCcataccacagtcatactggtCGAGAGAGCcataccacagtcatactggtCGAGTGTGTCACACCACAGTCATACTGGTCGAGTGTGTCACACCACAGTTATACTGGTCGAGTGAGtcataccacagtcataccGGTCGAGTGAGTCATACCACATTCATAACGGTCGAGTGTGtcataccacagtcatactggtCGAGTGAGCcataccacagtcatactggtcgagtgagtcataccacagtcataccGGTCGAGTGAGTCATACCACATTCATAACGGTCGAGTGTGtcataccacagtcatactggtCGAGTGAGCcataccacagtcatactggtCGAGTGAGCcataccacagtcatactggtcgagtgtgtcataccacagtcatactggtCGGGTGAGCcataccacagtcatactggtCGAGAGAGCcataccacagtcatactggtCGAGTGAGTCATACCACAGTCATGCCGGTCGAGTGAGTCATACCACATTCATAACGGTCGAGTGTGtcataccacagtcatactggtCGAGTGAGCcataccacagtcatactggtCGAGTGAGCcataccacagtcatactggtcgagtgtgtcataccacagtcatactggtCGGGTGAGCcataccacagtcatactggtCGAGAGAGCcataccacagtcatactggtCGAGTGTGTCACACCACAGCCATACTGGTCGAGTGTGTCACACCACAGTTATACCGGTCGAGTGAGtcataccacagtcataccGGTCGAGTGAGTCATACCACATTCATAACGGTCGAGTGTGtcataccacagtcatactggtCGAGTGAGCcataccacagtcatactggtcgagtgagtcataccacagtcataccGGTCGAGTGAGTCATACCACATTCATAACGGTCGAGTGTGtcataccacagtcatactggtCGAGTGAGCcataccacagtcatactggtCGAGTGAGCcataccacagtcatactggtcgagtgtgtcataccacagtcatactggtCGGGTGAGCcataccacagtcatactggtCGAGAGAGCcataccacagtcatactggtcgagtgagtcataccacagtcataccGGTCGAGTGAGTCATACCACATTCATAACGGTCGAGTGTGtcataccacagtcatactggtCGAGTGAGCcataccacagtcatactggtCGAGTGAGCcataccacagtcatactggtcgagtgtgtcataccacagtcatactggtCGGGTGAGCcataccacagtcatactggtCGAGAGAGCcataccacagtcatactggtCGAGTGTGTCACACCACAGCCATACTGGTCGAGTGTGTCACACCACAGTTATACCGGTCGAGTGAGtcataccacagtcatactggtCGAGTGAGCcataccacagtcatactggtCGAGTGAGCCATACCACAGCCATACCGGTCGAGTGAGCcataccacagtcatactggtcgagtgtgtcataccacagtcatactggtCGAGTGAGCcataccacagtcatactggtcgagtgagtcataccacagtcatactggtCGAGTGAGCcataccacagtcatactggtCGGGTGAGCCATACAACAGTCATACTGGTCGAGTGAGtcataccacagtcataccGGTCTAGTGAGCAACACCACAGTCATACTGGTCGAGTGTGtcataccacagtcatactggtCGGGTGAGCCATACCACGGTCATACTGGTCGAGTGTGTCATACCACAGTCATAATGGTCTGGTGTGtcataccacagtcatactggtCGAGTGTGTCACACCACAGTTATACTGGTCGAGTGTGtcataccacagtcatactggtcgagtgtgtcataccacagtcatactggtCGGGTGAGCcataccacagtcatactggtcgagtgtgtcataccacagtcatactggtcgagtgtgtcataccacagtcatactggtcgagtgtgtcataccacagtcatactggtcgagtgtgtcataccacagtcatactggtcgagtgagtcataccacagtcatactggtTGGGTGAGCCATACAACAGTCATACCGGTCGGGTGAGCcataccacagtcatactggtCGAGTGTGTCATACCTCAGTCATACTGGTCGAGTGTGtcataccacagtcatactggtcgagtgtgtcataccacagtcataccGGTCGGGTGAGCCATACAACAGTCATACCGGTCGAGTGAGCcataccacagtcatactggtCGGGTGAGCcataccacagtcatactggtcgagtgtgtcataccacagtcatactggtcgagtgagtcataccacagtcatactggtCGAGTGTGTCATACCACAGTTACTGGTCGAGTGTGCCATACCACAGTTATACTGGTCGAGTGAGtcataccacagtcatactggtcgagtgagtcataccacagtcatactggtCGAGTGAGCcataccacagtcatactggtCGAGTGAGccataccacagtcataccGGTCGAGTGAGCCATACCACAGTCATAATGGTCGAGTGAGCAACACCACAGTCATACTGGTCGAGCGAACCATACCACATACTCACCTTGGTAAGTTTCCTAAGTAATATTCTAACCTAGTGAAGTGTGTCTTGCTATGCTTTAAGCTTGTCAACTGTGTTAGCATAAGTAATTTTAAAAAGCGTGTGTTTTTTCAGGTTTCCTCGAAGGTCGGATAATGCATTTCCTATCTAGGTAAATTTCGATATAAATTCTAAGCTTAATTGTTTTCTAAGTTAATGCCCTCCGCATTTGATAGATAGTCTGAGTTGTAGATTAATCGTTATACTTGATATAAACAGTTAactgtatatttgtttatcCTCCCGATCGGAGATGTAGATTAATCGTTATACTTGATATAAACAGTTAACTGTATTTGTATCCTCCCGATCGGAGATCGGAAGAGAATGATGCCATCACACTCGTCAGGATACCAATCACTCTGCCACGCCTTCCAATTCATATTCCAGAATAAAACTGCTTAGAACAGCTTTTATGTTTGAATACCAAAGATCGCTAAAATCAACACCACACAACGATAGATTAGTTATTGTTGAACATGCAAAACATGATTGAAACTAAATAAGTCATATTAGTCGATATCTCTCTCGCAAAGTTCATGCTCGTATTTCTCGCCATATTCACCCTTCGCCCTCCCTCCGAGTGCGTCGCCACGCCACCTAATACAAGGGGATGTTAGTCATGCGCCCTCCAAGTCCGTCAACCTTCTCCACGGTGTTGAGGTCTTCAAATAATAATGATCAATCAGTTTCCTCATGATATTTCAAGCtcatttcaaacaaatttaGCCAGACAATACTTGTGAAAGTGCTTAGTTTAATTTTTTTGCGAaaactgttttaaaattgaattccACTGAATCATAAAAAATCATCATGAAAATATTTACTGATCGTGTTTGAAATGATGCATGATTGATGTCACCAAATAAAGAGACAGTATTACTTTTAATGTGAATAGCAACTGGTAGGCAGTATAtcttgttacatatgtatttggaATAAAGtgtttttgtaatatattttcaacattagATCCTATTCTTCAAAATGCTTCTTTACTAATATTCTTTGATCCTCTCTCAATTCTTCAggaaacaaaaatttaaaatgttccATTTCGCTTTACAGATAATTGTGTTCCAGTTTACATCATGGCTGTAGTGAGAATTGGACTGTTTTTGCTACTTCTACTCAGTACTGGAACGACTGTTCTCGGAGAAGGAGGGGGGATAGACGAATGGATTAGGTTGACCAACTCGCTGTTTTCTAACTACACAAATGAGATATACCCTCTGTACAACTTCAGGGACACACTAGACATTGATATATCCATGTTTCTTCTGTCCATAATCGACTTCGACGAACTATCCGGTATCATAACACTTAGCGCAGGAGTTACACTAACATGGCGAGACTATCGGTTGCAATGGACACCAAACGAATACGGAGGGATTAAGAAAATAAGAGTTAATTCGAAGAGAGTTTGGAAACCAAAGGTATACGTAATCACAGCTGCCGATGACTTAAGACAATTTGGTAGTGATgaatatgaccttgacatttcgTATACTGGTGAATGTGTGTTTATTCCAGGAAAACTTTTGAAATCCACGTGTACAGTGGATATGTCGAGATTTCCCGTCGACACTCAAATATGCGGTATACAAATGATGCTTTGGAGATCACCTAACAATGTGCAGCTATCCTTTAGAAAGTctcatgttttgatgacgtggTATTCGACAAACGGAGAATGGAATATTGACAAAACGAATGTCTCCTATTATATGGGGTATGGCTCACCATCCAAGACTCTGGAGTTTGCGATTCAAATATCTcgaagatatctttattttatcgTATCAATGACTGTACCTGTCATGTTGTTGTGCTTTCTCAATCCGTTCGTGTTTCTCCTGCCCTCCTCTTCGGGAGAAAGGATTTCTTACACTATCACCATGTTCCTGTCTCTAGCTGTCTACATGACACTCATTGGAGACATCCTCCCGAAAGCGTCGGAAAACATGGCTGGGATGTCCTACTTTCTACTGGCAGTCTTATTCTACAGCGGCCTCCTGATCATACTGACGATATTTACACTACGATGTGAATCAATCGCAGATGTTTCTGAGTTTCCGAGGTGGTTAAGACACCTTGCTCGCTGTAGTTGTAAACTCAAGAAAACCAAGATTGTCAGCAGGACAAAGTCGGCCAAGGTTTTCACGGTAAGAGAGCTGGGGGAAAATGAAGATGATACGGCGATTGACGATGACCCGGAGTGTTTGTGTATTCAACACAAAGACGTGATGGGAGTCATTGATAGATCCCTGTTTGTTTCCTCATTACTGGTTATCTCTGTAATCACTGCGTGGTTTCTGCTTACGTATCACTCATAGTataataattcattttcaattgtttgtaggcagaatgcggctttctgattggttgaatttttttttacctttatgAAAAACATCCGAAATTGGCGCAAAAATGTGACGTTACAATACGGCCTTTGatgttgcgtattgatttgtaAAAAAGGATAagttaaattgtacataaaacatttattttgaaaatcaatttaaagAATCAATGATAAGCGTTAATGTCAATTATTTCTTAGTTACATTGGTATGAAAGAAATGTAATTGCAAACTTTTGTAATAATCCGCTACGTGGATTCTTACAGTTTGctaacatttattttcattccgTAATGAAGCGTGAAAAAACGACATCTTGAGGGAATTTGTTCACAAGTATCTTGATTTATGAGAGACAATCACTGCCTTGATGTCGGGGAAGCTCTGTCATTTCTAATCACCACGACAAGACACTCCATGTTGCATGTTTATGTACATAGTTATCCAATATAGTTATTTTGGCTAAAACGTTTTCataataaaatagatatacattgtatataaatacatatatgtatatattaaaggGTGTCTTTCTTAAAAACTGATGTGAAACATTTCATTTACATTAGCATCGATATGCAGATTAACAGAACCTTACACTCGTGACTATGCCATATTacaattcaacattattctgctgtGTAGATACCCttaatgatattgttataataatgatagtaataatGCTCAACAAGATAGTACGTAACCACCATTGAAACACGGATTATCATATACCGCATAGTAAATACTGTTTGGTTACCTCCCTttcatcataattatttttataaaatttatatcaaattaaagattgAAGATTCCCCTAtcagaaaaatgatgttattggatatGTTTAATAACAGATAATAGCGCACCGgtacttggaagacagtaaacctgatatttacagtggacaggggaacccccacctggggaacTCCTGCCTTTTACTCCTGGATTCCTACATCTTTCTATTCATTCCAGGagagtatatatacaaatgtacattaaaaaaaaaaattacaatctTAAGAACCTACTCTTTATtttcgtatatagaaagtacccattgaACGTGTTATTTACTAcaggaaatagctacaaacccaagaaacacattttcttcggGGACGTGGTTCgtgtgaaacaccagctgattagCTTAATTAGTTGTGTTATACCTTTAATAAAATAGAGAAGTAAGCGTTTTAAATACACTGATTCGTCTATATTAAAAAGCAAGTGGTCCAATAGAAAGTAGCATATCAGTGAAGAATACAAGCCAGGAGGAAAAAGTGTTCACTATATTTTAGATAAGGGTCGGGATGATTCAAGTTATAGATAAAAGCAGTTTCCGAccgtgatattttacagtaaCGGGAGAAACAGTGTTGGTCAAGTTTTGGAAACAGTTCAGTGACACCATGGATGTCAGATTCCACGTGACTATGTTCGAACGTACGTAATGTATGTAAGTAAGTGGAGGTTCATCTATAAAGACATGAAGAAAATAGGTTCAACAGTAACATATTGATGTTTGATTTGTAGTAAACTAGAACAGTTACATATTGatgtttgatttgtaataaacTAGAACAGTAACATATTGATATCTGATTTGTAATAAACTAGAACAGTAACATATTGATTTCTCATTTGTAATAAACTAGaacagtaacatattaatgtttgatttgtaataaacTAGAACAGTAACATATTGATTTCTCATTTGTAATAAACTAGAACAGTAACATATTGATATCTGATTTGTAATAAACTAGAACAGTAACATATTGATTTCTCATTTGTAATAAACTAGAACAGTAACATATTGAtgtatgatttgtaataaactAGAACAGTAACATATTGATGTATGATTTACGATAGAGTAGAACATTAACATATTGAtgtatgatttgtaataaactAGAACAGTAACATATTGATTTCTGATTTACGATAGAGTAGAACATTAACATATTGAtgtatgatttgtaataaactAGAACAGTAACATATTGGTGTCTGATTTGTAATAAACTAGAACAGTAACATATTGATGTGTGATTTGTAGTAAATTAGAACAGTAACATATTGATGTTTGATTTGTAGTAAACTAGaacagtaacatattaatgttTGATTTGTAGTAAAATGTCTAACAGGAACAAATTGATGTCTGATTTTGATTTGTAATGAACTAGAACAGTAAGACATTAATGTCCTATTTTTAATGAACTCGAACAAGAACAGATGTTTTAATCAGATCGGCGAACAATTGAACAAATGAATAATATCTCAGAAACGGCTTGAAAAGTGTTTCACTTATTGATGTTATTGTGGTGTATAAACTTCGGTTATAATGAAGTCAGTCGGACCATGAAAAACTTCGTAGAAACCGGACTTCGTGAAACACGACAAGCGTTAGCCGTCTAAAATTAGACAAAATATTCCGGTCACCTTTCTTACTAGGCTAGGCCTAGAGTAAAGGTGTGTACTCAAACGGCAAAAGACACTTCACATATCAGTTTATAATTACAAAGATCACTTGCgtaaatgttacattttattaattatcCACAgattttgtacattgtttacctgtttaccgACGAGACATTTACCTGCTCATTTGATACTTTTGTTTGGAAGAATTATGACACTTGTCAGCAAAGCCAGAAAGTTCAGTGACACAATCGAAGATTTTCTCATCAACATTCTCGCGTTACTCtacaaaactttttattttgtcaacacTGTCCACGAACTCATAGAgggttggattttttttattcaacacTTGTATCAATATCGCTGTCTGAGTCTTATTCTAAgtcattcattttgtttttagtcTCTTCGATAACACCACTCTGTATTTTTGTTCCGTTGTGACAATATCCTCATTAATTGACACAACGTACTCAAAGAATTTTGAGGTATTCCATATGCTTCGGCTGTAGCTTTTGGATTGAATTCCATTGGTAACGTCAATCAAAATTTGATGTTTAGTCTGGATATCAAAAATCTTTCTTTGGTCTAGGAATAGCTATTTTCACACCTTCGTACAGTGACTTGTTTTTACAGCGAATACAGGTataatcagagacctatattaattattattttagtatatatgtctctggtataaTCAACATTGAACAGGTcagttgttttcaggacagttTAGTGTTTTTGAAGTGAAGATCAAATAGGTAAATTACCCCGCGGGGACCCCAAGCGATAATCCGTACAATGCGACTTTGTAAAAACAGGAATATATTACGCAAGATTATGCAGAGGCTCAGTAGGGGATTTATCAAGACTTCGTGAAATGCATTGTATCGTTAAGTCTGACTTCGAGATATATGGAGTTTACTGACCTGACCTGACCTTGAGAGTAAATCTAGATCCTACATTATATTCCCGCCGAGTTTCCATCTTAATCCCAAGAGTGTTTGCTATCAGTTAATTTAACTATTTACATCagaaaaaacaatacaattagTTAATATATGTGGCCCCGCCAACTGCCCGACTGTGTAAAAACGAACGGGAataactctgatagatcagaaATATAGTTTTGTAAGCATATGCGTTATCAActtataaatgatattaattttgtcaCTTCATCACAGAGAGATAGCATGTCatataataaatcaatatattatcattaattgaTATTGTGCGCAGTCTTTTTACCAAATTACGAATAACTTGATAACATATAGATAGATTTCTAGCTATCTTTAAGATTTGGAATATGTTGCAATATATAGCACCAAGTATGATTCTGCTGTTGTATAGCTTAAAGATGCTTTCTGGTGAGAGGTCAGATTTCTCTTGTGACTACGTTTTTTCCTCTGGTGATTTTTTTTGAGAGAGGAGCATAGGATGACAAACAGGAAAATGCAATGAAATATATGAGTTGGTGTGCTTGTTTTCTCTACTTCGTAAGTATTCTAAGGGATGTCCTTAACGCAATgtttacaacaaaataaataatgcaaAGGTATTTAtgtctatatttcattaatgCTAAGTTAATCCAAAAGTTGCATACactattttaatattgaaaccaaaattaaaaaacattCCTGTAAATTAATTTCCCCAAGAATTTGTCAGTTGTTGTAAAAGGCCAAACTAaatcattatttaaaatttaaaattaatagGTTGTCTTTGAAACTTTGAAATAGGGATAAAAAAGAGAACACCAAAAAATGACACGATTACCTCCCCTGCCTAGATTAAACCAATTTATTGAATTCAACTTGATTTTATCTATGCTGATGCTTacatataaatgacattttcaacattttagaAATAACCATCTTAAttgtaatttaattttattgaacACAAAATTGTTTGAATCTCAAACGCAGTGTTTTcaaataatgttataaataaatatcaattgtGTAATTTGCATAAATGTACCCCTGAAAGTTGACCTCATGACCTTGAACTTTTGTGCGTATAAATTCATTGAACAGTATATGTAATTTTACGATATTAATGCATACAGATTGTTTATATTAGCTTTTTCAGCTTCTGTTTTGTTTCTCAAAGTAATGTTGTAACATGTTCTCCATGCTGTACATAATCACTGGTACACCCTCCTCACTCTTAATGATCTTCATTCCGGGATATATAACATCGACCTTATTATCACATGCATATTTCTTCATAGTTCTATGTTTGCAAACATCAGCAGTCTCGTTTTCACCAGCATTGGCACCAATTAGATCTATCTCACAAACACTGGCATTTTCGTGAACACATGTAGACTCGCTTATTTCCAAGTTTTCAGAAGAGCTAACGGTTTGTTTTATGGAGTTATCGATGCTGGATGACACAAGTGGAAGAGGGGGCTGACACCCTGATCCCCCCGGATTATAACATGAATCAGTCCTATCTTCTGTATTATGGGTTATTTTATGTCTTTTTAGGTTAGCTGATTGACTGAATCCTTTGCCACAAAAATCACACACGTATGGCTTCTGCCTGGTATGTGATATTGTATGTGGCTTGTTTTGTAATGAGGTACATACTCCCTTATCAATTATGTCACTCTTGTTATGCTTCTCGCCTGTGTGTGTTCTGATATGTGCCTTGAGGGTAGATGATTTTTTGAATCCGTTACCACAAATGTCACACTTGAAATGCCTTCCGCGAGTGTGATTTTTGGCATGTTCCTTAACGCTAGATATCTTACTGAATCCCTTACCACAAATATCACACGTGTAAGGCTTATCTGCCGTATGTGTTCCTGTATGTTTCTCGAGTTGCGATCGGCGTATAAATCCCTTTCCACAAATTTCGCACGTGTGAGGCTTCTCTGCGGTATGTGTGAGTTTATGGCGATTGACTTGAGATGTGGTAATGAATGTCTTACCACAAGTATCGCAACGATAAGGTTTCTCTCCAGTATGCGTTCTGACATGTACTTTCAGGCTAGATGGCGTCATAAAGCCTTTACCGCAAATTTCACACTGGTATGGCTTCACCCCCTCATGTTTTCTCTGATGTAGTTTAAAGCTAGGTGAGGAAATGAATTCCTCACCACAAATATCACACTTGTAAGGTCTCTCTCCGGTATGTTGTCTAGTATGTTCTTTCAATA
This genomic interval carries:
- the LOC117332905 gene encoding neuronal acetylcholine receptor subunit alpha-7-like: MAVVRIGLFLLLLLSTGTTVLGEGGGIDEWIRLTNSLFSNYTNEIYPLYNFRDTLDIDISMFLLSIIDFDELSGIITLSAGVTLTWRDYRLQWTPNEYGGIKKIRVNSKRVWKPKVYVITAADDLRQFGSDEYDLDISYTGECVFIPGKLLKSTCTVDMSRFPVDTQICGIQMMLWRSPNNVQLSFRKSHVLMTWYSTNGEWNIDKTNVSYYMGYGSPSKTLEFAIQISRRYLYFIVSMTVPVMLLCFLNPFVFLLPSSSGERISYTITMFLSLAVYMTLIGDILPKASENMAGMSYFLLAVLFYSGLLIILTIFTLRCESIADVSEFPRWLRHLARCSCKLKKTKIVSRTKSAKVFTVRELGENEDDTAIDDDPECLCIQHKDVMGVIDRSLFVSSLLVISVITAWFLLTYHS
- the LOC117333119 gene encoding zinc finger protein 2 homolog, with product MSRGKSDRPSSQRGQGTKQREKGSTCDICGKWFKMSSNLTAHTRMHTGEKPFKCDICGKAFKSSYILKQHTRLHTGEKPYECNVCGKGYISSSSLNEHTKTHSGEKPYKCDFCGKEFYTSSQRKQHTRIHTGEMPYTCDICGKGLLTPSRLKQHIRSHTGERPYKCDICGKEYINAVILKEHTRQHTGERPYKCDICGEEFISSPSFKLHQRKHEGVKPYQCEICGKGFMTPSSLKVHVRTHTGEKPYRCDTCGKTFITTSQVNRHKLTHTAEKPHTCEICGKGFIRRSQLEKHTGTHTADKPYTCDICGKGFSKISSVKEHAKNHTRGRHFKCDICGNGFKKSSTLKAHIRTHTGEKHNKSDIIDKGVCTSLQNKPHTISHTRQKPYVCDFCGKGFSQSANLKRHKITHNTEDRTDSCYNPGGSGCQPPLPLVSSSIDNSIKQTVSSSENLEISESTCVHENASVCEIDLIGANAGENETADVCKHRTMKKYACDNKVDVIYPGMKIIKSEEGVPVIMYSMENMLQHYFEKQNRS